A single window of Candidatus Poribacteria bacterium DNA harbors:
- a CDS encoding type II toxin-antitoxin system HigB family toxin, whose translation MRTGPYKLIRDFAQKHPNTRSALERWYRLMRGRNFRSIAELCGIFPHADRVAGWTVFNIGGNRARLIATIHYDEQIVFIRHVLTHAEYDKWRP comes from the coding sequence ATGCGTACGGGTCCATACAAACTAATCAGGGACTTCGCACAGAAACATCCGAATACCAGATCGGCACTTGAGCGTTGGTATAGATTGATGCGCGGAAGAAATTTTCGTTCCATCGCAGAGTTGTGTGGCATCTTTCCTCACGCTGACCGAGTTGCAGGTTGGACTGTTTTCAATATTGGAGGGAACAGGGCACGCCTCATTGCAACTATCCACTACGACGAGCAGATAGTGTTTATTCGTCATGTGTTAACCCACGCTGAGTATGATAAATGGAGACCTTGA